In Pectinophora gossypiella chromosome 1, ilPecGoss1.1, whole genome shotgun sequence, one genomic interval encodes:
- the LOC126379482 gene encoding uncharacterized protein LOC126379482 — translation MDNTNEQLLKRRSVLKGCLTRLDNGLTPEFLQTASAQMLKLKEERAQEIFHEYMELLSQIEDDDDDDPTKMEDRYFHCMDVLRVKQQQLFTLSKSDSSNRGISAPVKLPNINIPDFNDFIMYLEARALAFENSDNGRASTSGCPPPRRSQGEFKVANVASKEEKQCLFCSKYDHKLFSCPKFLLANPTQRNAFVNSKKLCKVCLNGHHGKCRFYFKCAHCKQSHNTLLHTNTASQPVAHVSVDSPPQSIDLKENVSLLSGLNNNKHVLLPTAKVKVLTNDGRELTVKALLDSGSQSSFITSNLAKTLGKTLSMGTINIKGIANTVQNINNSVQLDVFSLAFPYKAHVNCLVVDKITTKLPQNTFNISDVDIPAHITLADDTFNQTSDIEILLDAGVFFQSLLPQPEEQHKSSDPAQPRLVATTFGYVVAGNIPEQPRQNTAVSLFCQNCESDISSTINKFWQSEAVPEIFTEHTSEQAYCEQYFKDTVKLINNKFEVSMPLKIPIYDINNTLGDSLGLALRRFLNLEKRLQKDRSLFDEYQKFIHEYIDLGHASYVDITSYDLSRDAVYFMPHHPIIRENAVSTRLRTVFDGSMKTSNKISLNDLMLNGPVVQNDLFDILVLFRLNRYFFTCDIRRMFRNISIEKSQRSLQNILWRDNDKDPIKCLQLNTVTYGLKNSSFLATRCLNELAERYKNDYQLACPVILSSTYVDDILYSHNNLNTIIQTKNQLVELLSKGSFTLHKWSANDAKIIENIPIEQRYSGEITLQKDIKTLGLNFNENSDSFTFSPLPKQSVKTKRQILSFISQFYDPLGLIGPIFVKAKQIMQSLWKSNTDWDSVPPADIQKEWQAFYDELSSMPKISIKRNTCLYDNKKMQLIGFADASNVAYGCAVYMRTVNSNDEVSMSLLCSKSRINPANSTLTIPRLELNAALLLARLMSRVYKNIKQHQTVHNVHLFTDSQVVLAWLNTDAIKLNAYVANRVKFINELTENFTWGYVTTESNPADCLSRGVNPCNLQNHHLWWSGPTEMSNSNYNFTDYSYDVPRILPETKAVPSQQDVVCALTHSTQESFFDTFINKFSTLNKAVRVLAYVKRFCSNIRPNSVKVQENFITHSEYSTSLNLLIKNEQQKYFSTEISHLQNNKQLVKSNLMSLNPFIDKEGLLRVGGRLQHAELSYAQKHQLILPKESILTRLIIEFEHVKLLHASQKLIMYNLNQRYWIVNGLRLIKHIIHKCTVCFRFRATTAKQLMGSLPADRVNVSRPFAKVGMDFAGPIMIKQSRARGVLTTKGYIAVYVCFTTKAIHLELVSDLTTDTFLASFKRFVSRRNVPSEVYCDNAGTYRSASTQLTELYNLNNSKCHQAQVQSTAAQMGINFHFIPAYSPVFGGLWESAVKSVKYHLKRLLGSHTFTYEQLYTVLVQIEGVLNSRPLMPMSSDVNDTSYLTPGHFLTGASMSSLPERDISNVPENRLKFWSKCTALKQQFWKQWSKQYLNVLQNRPKWKTSYPNVSIGDLVILKELDQPPMTWPMARVTNIFPGADGKVRALEVIKANGRSHRTSVTKICLLPIQ, via the exons ATGGATAATACAAACGAACAGTTATTGAAGCGTCGTTCTGTCCTGAAGGGATGCCTTACAAGGTTGGACAACGGTTTGACACCAGAATTTCTACAAACTGCGTCAGCGCAAATGTTGAAATTAAAAGAAGAACGCGCACAAGAAATTTTTCATGAATATATGGAATTGCTGTCACAAATCGAGgacgatgacgatgatgatccCACGAAGATGGAAGATAGATACTTCCACTGCATGGACGTGCTCCGAGTAAAACAACAACAGTTGTTCACGCTGTCAAAAAGTGATTCCTCTAATCGCGGCATAAGTGCTCCAGTGAAGTTACCAAATATTAACATACCCGATTTCAATG ATTTTATAATGTACCTGGAAGCCAGAGCACTCGCATTCGAGAACTCTGACAACGGCAGAGCATCAACAAGTGGATGTCCACCTCCAAGAAGGAGCCAAGGTGAATTTAAAGTAGCTAATGTAGCCTCCAAGGAAGAGAAACAATGCCTCTTCTGCAGTAAGTATGATCACAAGCTTTTCAGTTGCCCTAAGTTTCTTTTGGCCAATCCTACACAGCGGAATGCATTTGTGAATAGCAAAAAGCTTTGCAAGGTTTGTTTGAATGGTCACCATGGCAAATGCAGATTCTATTTTAAGTGTGCACATTGTAAACAAAGCCATAACACGCTTCTGCACACTAACACCGCATCTCAGCCTGTGGCCCATGTGTCTGTGGATTCGCCGCCGCAGTCCATCGATCTGAAAGAAAATGTGTCATTATTATCAGGTTTAAATAACAACAAGCATGTATTGCTTCCCACAGCTAAAGTAAAGGTACTTACCAATGATGGCAGGGAGCTTACTGTCAAGGCCCTACTTGATTCAGGGAGTCAATCATCCTTCATAACATCAAACCTGGCCAAAACATTAGGCAAAACGCTTTCCATGGGAACAATAAACATAAAGGGCATAGCGAACACAGTACAGAACATAAATAATTCTGTACAGCTTGATGTTTTCTCACTGGCTTTTCCTTATAAGGCTCATGTCAACTGCCTTGTGGTGGACAAAATTACAACTAAGTTGCCACAAAATACATTTAATATCTCTGACGTCGATATTCCAGCACATATTACACTTGCAGACGATACTTTCAACCAAACAAGTGACATTGAAATTTTATTGGATGCTGGTGTCTTTTTTCAGTCGTTGCTGCCCCAGCCTGAAGAGCAGCACAAGTCCAGTGATCCTGCACAGCCGCGCCTAGTTGCGACAACCTTCGGCTATGTAGTTGCAGGCAACATCCCGGAGCAACCTCGCCAGAATACTGCTGTCTCCCTATTTTGTCAAAATTGTGAGTCAGATATTAGCAGCACAATTAATAAGTTTTGGCAATCAGAGGCTGTCCCGGAAATATTCACTGAACATACGTCTGAACAAGCATACTGTGAACAGTATTTTAAAGACACTGTAAAGCTAATAAATAACAAGTTTGAAGTCTCAATGCCCCTCAAAATCCCCATAtatgacataaataatacaCTGGGCGATTCACTAGGCTTAGCATTGCGAAGATTTCTCAATTTGGAGAAAAGACTTCAAAAAGATCGCTCTCTATTTGATGAATATCAGAAATTCATCCATGAATATATTGACCTCGGTCATGCAAGTTATGTAGATATCACAAGTTATGATCTATCACGAGATGCGGTGTATTTTATGCCTCATCACCCCATCATTCGGGAGAATGCTGTCAGCACACGCCTGCGTACAGTATTTGATGGATCCATGAAGACTTCAAACAAAATTTCATTAAATGATTTAATGTTAAATGGTCCTGTAGTCCAAAACGACTTGTTCGACATATTAGTGTTGTTCAGACTTAACAGGTATTTTTTCACATGTGACATCAGACGTATGTTCAGAAATATATCCATAGAGAAAAGCCAACGATCATTACAAAATATTCTATGGCGAGACAATGATAAAGATCCAATTAAATGTCTGCAATTAAATACTGTCACATACGGGTTAAAAAACTCGTCATTCCTAGCCACAAGATGCTTGAATGAGCTAGCAGAAAGATATAAAAATGACTATCAATTAGCATGTCCAGTAATATTATCATCAACCTATGTTGATGACATTTTATATAGTCACAACAATCTCAACACAATAATTCAAACTAAAAATCAACTTGTTGAATTGTTAAGTAAAGGGAGCTTCACTCTACACAAGTGGTCAGCTAATGATGccaaaattatagaaaatattcCTATAGAGCAGCGGTATTCTGGGGAGATTACTCTTCAAAAGGACATCAAAACGTTGggtttaaattttaatgaaaattcaGACTCATTTACATTCTCTCCATTGCCCAAACAATCTGTGAAAACTAAAAGACAAATCTTAAGTTTCATAAGTCAGTTTTATGACCCATTAGGATTAATTGGACCAATTTTTGTCAAGGCTAAACAAATAATGCAAAGTCTTTGGAAGTCCAATACGGATTGGGATTCTGTTCCTCCAGCTGATATACAGAAGGAATGGCAAGCCTTTTATGATGAGTTATCAAGTATGCCTAAAATCTCAATCAAGAGAAATACATGtttgtatgataataaaaaaatgcaattaaTTGGTTTTGCAGATGCATCTAACGTCGCATACGGCTGCGCAGTCTACATGAGAACAGTGAATAGCAATGATGAAGTGAGCATGTCCCTGTTATGCTCCAAGTCGCGCATTAACCCCGCGAACAGTACATTAACCATACCTCGACTGGAGCTCAACGCAGCTCTGCTCTTGGCTAGATTAATGTCTCGAGTctacaaaaatatcaaacaacatcAAACAGTTCATAACGTACATCTGTTCACTGACTCTCAGGTAGTACTCGCGTGGTTAAACACCGATGCCATCAAATTAAATGCATATGTAGCTAATCGAGTTAAATTTATAAATGAGCTCACAGAAAACTTTACATGGGGTTATGTAACTACAGAAAGTAATCCAGCAGATTGTTTGAGCCGTGGAGTCAATCCCTGCAACTTACAAAACCATCACCTATGGTGGTCAGGGCCAACAGAGATGTCTAActctaattataattttacagaTTATAGTTATGATGTGCCTAGAATTTTGCCTGAAACAAAAGCTGTACCGTCGCAACAAGACGTAGTATGTGCATTGACACATAGTACTCAGGAATcattttttgatacttttatCAACAAATTCTCTACTCTTAACAAAGCAGTAAGAGTACTTGCTTATGTCAAAAGGTTCTGTAGTAATATTCGACCTAACTCAGTCAAAGTCCAAGAAAATTTCATCACTCATTCAGAATATAGTACttcattaaatttattaattaaaaatgaacaaCAAAAGTACTTTTCTACTGAAATTTCTCACTTGCAAAACAATAAACAACTAGTGAAATCTAATTTAATGAGTCTTAATCCTTTTATTGATAAGGAAGGCCTCCTAAGAGTGGGTGGGCGACTGCAACATGCTGAGTTGTCATATGCACAAAAACATCAATTAATTTTACCTAAGGAATCCATATTAACACgcttaattattgaatttgaacatGTAAAATTGTTGCATGCAAGTCAAAAGCTCATAATGTATAATTTGAATCAGCGTTACTGGATTGTAAACGGCTTACGTTTAATCAAACATATAATTCACAAATGTACTGTATGTTTCCGTTTCAGGGCTACTACAGCCAAACAATTGATGGGGTCACTACCTGCAGATCGTGTAAATGTCAGCCGACCATTTGCAAAAGTGGGAATGGATTTCGCTGGGCCGATTATGATAAAGCAATCGCGCGCTAGAGGTGTCCTAACTACTAAAGGGTACATAGCTGTATATGTATGCTTTACAACTAAAGCTATACATTTAGAGCTTGTAAGTGATCTTACAACAGACACCTTTTTAGCTAGCTTCAAACGTTTTGTGTCGCGAAGAAATGTCCCTAGCGAGGTCTACTGTGATAATGCTGGCACTTACAGGTCTGCAAGTACCCAATTAACTGaattgtataatttaaataattcaaaatgtCATCAGGCTCAAGTGCAGAGTACAGCGGCTCAAATGGGGATCAACTTCCATTTTATTCCTGCATATTCACCGGTGTTCGGCGGTTTATGGGAATCTGCCGTCAAAAGTGTAAAATACCATCTTAAGAGACTACTTGGTAGTCACACATTCACATATGAGCAGCTGTACACTGTCCTGGTGCAAATTGAGGGAGTCTTAAACTCCAGACCACTCATGCCTATGTCTTCTGATGTAAATGACACGTCATATCTTACTCCTGGGCATTTTCTTACGGGAGCATCAATGTCCTCTCTCCCGGAACGAGATATCAGTAATGTACCAGAAAATAGACTGaaattttggtcaaaatgtACTGCTTTAAAGCAGCAATTTTGGAAACAATGgtcaaaacaatacttaaatgttttacaaaacaGACCCAAGTGGAAAACTAGTTATCCTAATGTAAGTATAGGTGACCTTGTTATTCTAAAAGAATTAGATCAACCTCCAATGACTTGGCCAATGGCACGAGTAACAAACATATTTCCTGGTGCAGATGGCAAAGTAAGAGCCTTGGAAGTTATAAAAGCCAATGGCAGAAGTCATAGGACGTCGGtcacaaaaatatgtttattacccATACAATAA